One region of Streptomyces sp. TLI_171 genomic DNA includes:
- a CDS encoding low affinity iron permease family protein, whose product MTVFPHPAERTGDGRGRFERLAETASNLSGSPAFSVFCLALVAGFAAVHALGLPTEWQLLAGDVMTAVTLVLLALLKNAERRAEHALQRKLDAIAAALLEQHAGDGDEAHRELRKAIRLDERL is encoded by the coding sequence ATGACCGTCTTCCCGCACCCCGCCGAGCGCACCGGCGACGGGCGGGGCCGGTTCGAGCGGCTCGCCGAGACCGCGTCCAACCTGAGCGGTTCGCCGGCGTTCTCGGTGTTCTGCCTGGCGCTGGTGGCGGGCTTCGCCGCGGTGCACGCGCTGGGCCTGCCGACCGAGTGGCAGCTCCTCGCGGGTGACGTGATGACCGCCGTCACGCTGGTGCTGCTGGCCCTGTTGAAGAACGCGGAGCGCCGCGCGGAGCACGCGCTGCAGCGCAAGCTGGACGCGATCGCCGCCGCCCTGCTGGAGCAGCACGCGGGCGACGGGGACGAGGCGCACCGGGAGCTGCGCAAGGCGATACGCCTGGACGAGCGGCTCTGA
- a CDS encoding SDR family oxidoreductase, whose product MTTPTSRVVVITGASAGIGRACVAAFAGRGDRLALIARGSAGLEAAAAEAREAGTTAVVIEADVSDPRAVESAAERVERELGPIDVWVNDAFTSVFAPFSEISAEEFRRVTEVTYLGYVYATQAALRRMLPRDRGTLVHVGSALAYRGIPLQSAYSGVKHALQGWHEALRCELLAAGSGVRTTMVQMPAVNTPQFDWVLSRLPNRAQPVPPIYQPEVAARAVLHAADHPQRREYWVGGSTVATLVANAVVPGLLDRYLARTGLDSQQTDQPRGAGDPANLWQPADGREDHGARGRFTDSSSDRSPQLWATTHRAAVAGAVAATAAAVALGAYVGRRR is encoded by the coding sequence ATGACCACACCCACTTCACGCGTCGTGGTGATCACCGGCGCCAGTGCAGGAATTGGGCGGGCATGCGTCGCGGCGTTCGCCGGGCGCGGCGACCGCCTCGCCCTCATCGCCCGCGGCAGCGCCGGGCTGGAAGCAGCCGCCGCCGAGGCCCGGGAGGCGGGCACCACCGCCGTGGTGATCGAGGCCGACGTCAGCGACCCCCGCGCCGTCGAATCGGCCGCCGAACGCGTCGAGCGGGAACTCGGACCGATCGACGTGTGGGTGAACGACGCGTTCACCTCCGTCTTCGCGCCCTTCAGCGAGATCTCGGCGGAGGAGTTCCGCCGGGTCACCGAGGTGACCTACCTCGGTTACGTGTACGCCACCCAGGCCGCCCTGCGCCGCATGCTGCCGCGCGACCGGGGGACGCTGGTGCACGTCGGCTCCGCCCTGGCCTACCGGGGCATCCCGCTCCAGAGCGCCTACAGCGGGGTCAAGCACGCGCTGCAGGGCTGGCACGAGGCGCTGCGCTGCGAACTGCTGGCCGCCGGTTCCGGGGTGCGCACCACGATGGTGCAGATGCCGGCCGTGAACACCCCGCAGTTCGACTGGGTGCTCTCCCGGCTGCCGAACCGCGCGCAGCCCGTCCCGCCGATCTACCAGCCCGAGGTGGCGGCCCGCGCCGTCCTCCACGCGGCGGACCACCCGCAGCGGCGCGAGTACTGGGTGGGCGGCAGCACAGTCGCCACCCTGGTCGCCAACGCGGTCGTGCCGGGGCTACTGGACCGCTACCTGGCCCGGACCGGGCTCGACTCGCAGCAGACCGACCAGCCGCGCGGGGCCGGCGACCCCGCCAACCTGTGGCAGCCCGCCGACGGCCGGGAGGACCACGGCGCGCGCGGCCGCTTCACGGACAGCTCCAGCGACCGCAGCCCGCAGCTGTGGGCGACCACCCACCGGGCCGCCGTCGCCGGTGCCGTCGCCGCCACCGCCGCCGCCGTGGCCCTCGGCGCGTACGTCGGGCGCAGGCGGTGA
- a CDS encoding DeoR/GlpR family DNA-binding transcription regulator, with translation MADQALLAPQRRALILDLVRRTGAVRVADLVEQFGVSDMTIRRDLDELARAGEVEKIYGGAVTSGARAEEPGFEAKAQREAAAKAALADAAAALVEPGSVVAVSAGTTAHAVVSRLLDIRGLTVVTNSLPVADLLREHTAKRPGTGPTLLLTGGTPTPSAALVGPLADQAIRSLHVDVLLIGAHGVSERTGLTTPNLAEAQTNRALIASARRVVAVADHSKWGVVGLSAFAALNELDCFVTDSGLDPTARAVLGEQVGRLVVADPV, from the coding sequence GTGGCGGACCAAGCGCTGCTCGCCCCCCAGCGCCGGGCACTGATCCTCGACCTGGTACGCCGGACCGGAGCTGTCCGGGTGGCCGACCTGGTCGAGCAGTTCGGCGTCTCCGACATGACGATCCGTCGGGACCTGGACGAACTGGCCAGGGCCGGCGAGGTGGAGAAGATCTACGGGGGAGCGGTGACCAGCGGCGCCCGGGCCGAGGAGCCGGGCTTCGAGGCCAAGGCGCAACGCGAGGCCGCGGCCAAGGCCGCCCTGGCCGACGCCGCGGCGGCCCTGGTGGAACCCGGCAGCGTGGTGGCGGTCTCGGCCGGTACCACCGCCCACGCGGTGGTGAGCCGACTGCTGGACATTCGCGGCCTGACCGTGGTCACCAACTCGCTGCCGGTGGCCGACCTGCTGCGCGAACACACCGCGAAGCGTCCCGGCACCGGACCGACCCTGTTGCTGACGGGTGGCACCCCCACGCCCTCCGCCGCCCTGGTCGGCCCGCTGGCCGACCAGGCAATCCGCTCGCTGCACGTCGACGTCCTGTTGATCGGCGCGCACGGCGTCTCCGAGCGGACCGGGCTCACCACGCCCAACCTCGCCGAGGCACAGACCAACCGGGCGCTGATCGCCTCGGCTCGCCGGGTGGTGGCGGTGGCCGACCACAGCAAGTGGGGCGTGGTCGGCCTGAGCGCCTTCGCGGCCCTGAACGAACTCGACTGCTTCGTCACCGACTCCGGCCTCGACCCGACCGCCCGGGCAGTGCTCGGCGAACAGGTGGGCCGGCTGGTCGTGGCCGATCCGGTCTGA